A window from uncultured Desulfobacter sp. encodes these proteins:
- a CDS encoding sulfite exporter TauE/SafE family protein — MRIWPLVLKAPQYLSFWMLVDIAYVFLLSFFLNAVIPLSFSKFIFVHFLAIGVGSMVMFTGLGAGILWIPVLTFLDIRPSEAVAISIFTQIAGKGTGSLTYFFNGMVDVKTAVAFIPMALTGVTIGFLSSFYISRGCEQLLLYIFVVIAAYLLIRTIQSLKSPDSVIDKRHVIPAPIIYAKSYPVVLLSSFFTGLLSIGNTDWLVPHMTLKLKMPTSRAVATSLLIMFVTILFYLCLTCISVWQGYASWPHGTHLLFATCSGVIVGGQIGTRLVRIPWFERYQKHTFIVLLGVSIVHLLF, encoded by the coding sequence ATGAGAATATGGCCCCTAGTGTTAAAGGCGCCTCAATACCTTAGTTTCTGGATGCTGGTGGATATTGCATATGTTTTTTTGCTCTCTTTTTTCCTAAATGCCGTTATTCCATTGAGCTTTTCTAAATTTATTTTTGTACATTTTCTGGCTATTGGTGTCGGATCCATGGTGATGTTCACCGGCCTGGGTGCAGGTATCCTCTGGATACCGGTTCTAACCTTTCTGGATATTCGGCCTTCCGAGGCTGTTGCCATTTCTATATTTACCCAGATTGCCGGCAAGGGAACCGGTTCTCTGACCTATTTTTTCAATGGTATGGTTGATGTCAAAACTGCTGTGGCATTTATTCCCATGGCGCTGACAGGTGTAACCATTGGATTTTTATCCAGTTTTTACATCTCCAGGGGGTGTGAACAGCTTTTGCTCTACATTTTTGTGGTCATTGCCGCCTATCTTCTGATCCGGACCATTCAATCTTTAAAAAGCCCGGATTCGGTCATTGACAAGCGGCATGTTATCCCCGCGCCCATCATTTATGCCAAAAGTTATCCTGTGGTCCTTTTGTCTTCATTTTTCACGGGACTGTTAAGTATCGGTAATACGGATTGGCTTGTCCCCCATATGACCCTTAAACTCAAAATGCCGACCTCCCGTGCCGTGGCCACGAGTTTGCTTATCATGTTTGTGACCATTCTATTTTACCTTTGCCTGACCTGCATCAGTGTCTGGCAGGGATATGCATCCTGGCCCCACGGCACCCATCTGTTATTTGCCACCTGCAGCGGAGTTATCGTGGGCGGGCAGATCGGCACCCGTCTGGTTCGCATTCCATGGTTTGAGAGATACCAGAAACATACGTTTATTGTGTTGTTAGGCGTCTCCATCGTTCATTTGCTGTTTTGA
- a CDS encoding HyaD/HybD family hydrogenase maturation endopeptidase — translation MDVNNITVLGVGNILYTDDGVGIRVVEALEKGYEFSDNVDIIDGGVLGVNLLGVISNAGRLIVVDTVLNHGQPGDLHRLDHDQIPNRILAKNSLHQVDLIEALTLCNALDHVPETTIIGVEPKDIESLGEDLSPEVGVRLDDLVQNVLEEIIRLGGSFEPKA, via the coding sequence ATGGATGTGAATAATATAACCGTGCTGGGTGTGGGAAATATCCTTTACACCGATGACGGTGTCGGTATACGGGTTGTTGAAGCCCTTGAAAAAGGGTACGAATTTTCTGACAATGTCGATATTATCGACGGCGGTGTTCTCGGGGTGAATCTGCTGGGGGTTATCTCCAATGCCGGCCGCCTTATTGTGGTGGATACCGTACTCAATCACGGTCAGCCGGGAGATCTGCATCGCCTTGACCATGATCAGATTCCCAACAGGATTCTGGCGAAAAATTCGTTGCATCAGGTGGATCTCATTGAAGCATTGACCTTGTGCAACGCCCTGGACCATGTGCCTGAAACCACCATTATCGGCGTTGAACCCAAGGATATTGAAAGTTTAGGCGAAGACCTGAGTCCGGAAGTCGGAGTCCGGCTGGATGACCTTGTGCAAAATGTTCTTGAAGAAATCATCCGCCTTGGCGGTTCCTTTGAGCCTAAAGCATAA
- a CDS encoding MBL fold metallo-hydrolase, whose translation MSRRISPAWWPVFALASPVLFPLLFIKNRRHKQNVEKSQSLNKRRMENAGVLELPELEQFELTVLLEQHAAPGFLAAPGVSYAIKTDRGSILFDLGFGPEMLALAHNAAKLNFKLDQVDALVISHLHPDHMGGFKAFRNNRIAMPREWGKPDGMVCFTPGEVDADGFETRIVQRPGMLTPGIASTGPLARSLFFMGWTEEQAIVARLKNKGLVVITGCGHPTIETIVQMVKHLSNEPIYAIGGGLHFPVTDSPLRKPGLKVQMIWGTGKPPWQKITKQDLEQTIDNLNAVNPRHIFLSPHDTCAYALQRFKYALNCQAHILESGATYSL comes from the coding sequence ATGTCCAGAAGAATTTCCCCGGCATGGTGGCCGGTTTTCGCGTTGGCGTCTCCGGTTCTTTTCCCGCTGCTGTTTATTAAGAACCGTCGCCATAAACAAAACGTTGAAAAATCGCAGAGCCTTAATAAACGGCGCATGGAAAATGCGGGAGTTCTGGAACTGCCTGAACTTGAGCAGTTTGAATTGACCGTTCTTTTGGAACAACATGCCGCCCCGGGCTTTTTAGCCGCTCCGGGGGTGTCCTATGCCATTAAAACAGATAGGGGCTCAATACTTTTTGATCTGGGATTCGGCCCTGAAATGCTGGCGTTGGCCCACAATGCGGCGAAACTGAATTTTAAACTCGATCAGGTTGACGCGCTGGTCATATCCCACCTGCATCCGGATCATATGGGGGGATTTAAAGCGTTTCGAAATAATCGGATCGCCATGCCCCGAGAATGGGGAAAACCTGATGGGATGGTCTGTTTTACACCGGGAGAAGTTGATGCGGATGGATTTGAAACCCGGATTGTTCAACGCCCCGGTATGCTGACCCCGGGTATAGCCTCCACAGGACCTCTGGCCAGAAGCCTTTTTTTTATGGGGTGGACCGAGGAGCAGGCCATCGTTGCCCGTCTCAAAAATAAAGGATTGGTCGTGATCACCGGATGCGGCCACCCAACCATCGAAACCATCGTTCAGATGGTAAAGCACCTTTCAAATGAACCCATCTATGCCATTGGCGGCGGCCTTCACTTTCCTGTTACCGACAGTCCCCTTCGCAAACCCGGCCTTAAGGTACAAATGATTTGGGGGACGGGAAAACCGCCCTGGCAGAAAATCACAAAGCAGGATCTTGAACAGACCATTGATAACCTGAACGCCGTCAATCCCAGGCATATATTCCTTTCTCCCCATGATACCTGTGCGTATGCACTTCAAAGATTTAAGTATGCTCTTAACTGCCAGGCGCATATTCTTGAATCCGGTGCAACATATTCGCTTTAA
- a CDS encoding nickel-dependent hydrogenase large subunit, protein MGKRIIVDPITRIEGHLRIEVEVANGKVTDAWCSGQMFRGIEVMLQGRDPRDAHHFVQRSCGVCTYVHALSSVRAVEKACNIEIPENARIVRNLLHGSQFQHDHIVHFYHLHALDWVDIVSALSADPAKTAKLSENVSGRPQNSTYFKEVQTRLKTFVNSGQLGPFNNAYWGHSAYKLPPEANLMAASHYIEGLKLQAKAARMHAIFGGKNPHPQFLVVGGITSVRDLTPERIDEFTQIWKETKDFINEVYLPDLLAIASFYKDWGAVGGNNDTYLAYGEFPQKHIDDDLLMPGGVVDANLSYSAVDTDKIAEDVTRAWYEKGEPKHPLSGETKPIPGEVTYNTDDKYTWIKAPRYAGKAAEVGPLARVLIAYAKDHGQVKKLVDHTLKTLGVGKEALFSTLGRTAARAIETVVISDAMEGWIESLKSNIAAGNKKTYQSWTMPDKGQGGGLNDVPRGALGHWIDIEGGKIKNYQYVVPSTWNFGPRDSKKQRGPVEKALVGTPVADPSKPLEVLRTVHSFDPCIACAVHVIDPYTNQTYEVKVI, encoded by the coding sequence ATGGGTAAAAGAATTATTGTTGACCCCATTACCAGAATAGAAGGGCACCTTAGAATTGAGGTGGAAGTGGCAAACGGAAAGGTGACGGACGCCTGGTGTTCCGGGCAGATGTTCAGGGGCATCGAGGTCATGCTCCAGGGACGTGATCCCCGGGATGCCCACCATTTTGTACAGCGCTCCTGCGGCGTTTGTACCTATGTCCATGCACTGTCTTCGGTACGCGCGGTGGAAAAGGCCTGCAACATTGAGATCCCGGAAAATGCACGGATTGTTCGTAACCTTCTGCACGGCAGTCAGTTCCAGCATGACCACATTGTTCATTTTTATCATCTGCATGCCCTGGACTGGGTGGATATTGTCAGCGCCCTGTCTGCAGATCCGGCCAAGACAGCAAAACTGTCTGAAAACGTATCCGGACGGCCCCAGAATTCCACCTATTTTAAAGAGGTTCAAACCCGACTTAAAACTTTTGTGAACAGCGGGCAGCTGGGACCCTTTAACAATGCATATTGGGGACATTCAGCCTACAAACTGCCGCCCGAAGCCAACCTTATGGCCGCTTCCCATTATATCGAAGGGTTGAAACTCCAGGCCAAGGCTGCGCGCATGCACGCGATTTTCGGCGGTAAAAATCCCCATCCCCAGTTCCTGGTTGTCGGTGGTATTACCTCCGTAAGGGATCTGACCCCCGAAAGAATTGACGAATTTACCCAGATCTGGAAAGAGACCAAGGATTTTATTAACGAAGTATACCTGCCAGATCTGCTGGCCATTGCATCCTTTTATAAGGATTGGGGTGCAGTCGGCGGCAACAATGATACCTATCTTGCCTATGGCGAATTCCCCCAGAAGCATATTGATGACGACTTGCTGATGCCCGGCGGTGTTGTGGACGCAAACCTCTCTTACTCGGCTGTGGACACAGACAAAATTGCGGAAGATGTGACCCGGGCCTGGTATGAAAAAGGCGAGCCCAAACATCCCCTTTCCGGAGAAACCAAACCCATCCCCGGAGAGGTGACCTACAATACGGACGATAAATATACCTGGATAAAGGCGCCTAGATATGCCGGTAAAGCGGCCGAAGTCGGTCCCCTGGCCCGTGTGCTGATTGCCTACGCCAAGGACCACGGCCAGGTGAAAAAATTGGTCGATCATACCCTCAAGACCCTTGGCGTGGGAAAAGAGGCCCTATTTTCCACCCTTGGCCGGACAGCCGCACGTGCCATTGAAACCGTGGTTATTTCAGATGCCATGGAAGGCTGGATTGAATCATTAAAATCAAATATCGCAGCGGGTAATAAAAAGACCTATCAGTCCTGGACCATGCCGGACAAAGGCCAGGGTGGCGGTCTCAATGATGTGCCCCGGGGAGCGCTGGGACATTGGATTGACATTGAAGGCGGTAAAATTAAAAATTATCAGTATGTGGTCCCCTCCACATGGAATTTTGGTCCCCGGGACAGCAAAAAACAACGGGGCCCTGTGGAAAAAGCCCTGGTGGGTACGCCGGTGGCTGATCCGTCCAAACCGTTGGAAGTACTGCGGACCGTTCATTCCTTTGATCCGTGTATTGCATGTGCGGTTCACGTGATTGATCCCTACACCAACCAGACCTACGAGGTCAAAGTTATTTAA
- a CDS encoding enoyl-CoA hydratase-related protein, producing MAYETIIAENLGGHVACVTLNRAEAMNTFSSRMAQELYDALKAFEADSDVRVILVKGAGRAFCAGIDVNELKGKRTNEYREWIERMEAPLVLISKMQTPVIAQVHGAAAANGMGLVAAADLAIAADNVKMGLTAINVGLNCVGPVIPVARCVGQKKALELLLYGDLIKADQALELGLINRIVPKEELEEAALFWARELAKKSPVAVRIAKSAFYASRDMPYDAQFAYMNEAFARLCDTDDAKEGVAAFFEKRPPVWQEK from the coding sequence ATGGCATACGAAACCATTATTGCAGAGAATCTTGGGGGCCATGTGGCCTGTGTAACCCTGAACCGGGCCGAAGCGATGAATACCTTTTCCAGCCGGATGGCACAAGAGCTGTATGACGCACTCAAGGCATTTGAAGCAGATTCCGATGTCAGGGTCATACTTGTCAAAGGGGCGGGCAGGGCATTTTGCGCCGGTATTGATGTCAATGAGCTCAAAGGCAAAAGAACCAATGAATACCGGGAGTGGATTGAACGGATGGAAGCCCCGCTGGTGTTGATCTCTAAAATGCAGACCCCGGTCATCGCCCAGGTCCACGGTGCCGCAGCCGCCAACGGTATGGGGCTTGTGGCGGCAGCGGACCTGGCCATTGCCGCCGATAACGTCAAAATGGGGCTGACCGCCATCAATGTGGGGTTAAACTGCGTGGGACCGGTGATTCCCGTGGCCCGGTGTGTGGGGCAAAAAAAGGCTTTGGAACTGCTGCTTTACGGAGATTTGATTAAGGCGGACCAGGCCTTGGAACTGGGTCTCATTAACCGAATCGTACCCAAGGAGGAACTGGAGGAGGCCGCCCTTTTCTGGGCCCGGGAGCTGGCAAAAAAGAGTCCGGTGGCTGTCAGGATTGCCAAATCAGCGTTCTATGCCTCCCGGGATATGCCTTATGACGCCCAGTTTGCATATATGAACGAAGCCTTTGCCAGATTGTGCGACACCGATGATGCCAAAGAGGGGGTGGCGGCTTTTTTTGAAAAGCGGCCGCCGGTATGGCAGGAAAAATAA
- a CDS encoding alkaline phosphatase, with amino-acid sequence MLHLNKKVLKAGIIATACLFSCTLCFNTATAKSRAKKNMSSPKYIFYFIGDGMASVQIHAAEAYLAQLAEDDTVDGSTKADLLAMSTEFPVQGMSTTFANNRFITGSAAAGTALACGMKTDINVISMDPTTTTNYNTLAEKAKEAGMKVGIISSVTINHATPAVFYSHTATRKNNLDIATQLANSDFDFFGGGFWNTSAEASVEETATANGFTITTDLASLQAVDNGTRVIAFNAAQDAGGHTGALYYDMDRATVNGMSLADFTEQGIRLLDNNHAGFFMMVEGGKIDWACHANDARAAIEDTIAFDDSIKKALDFYASHPNDTLIVITGDHECGGMTLGFSTTGYDTAFETLAKQTMSFEYFDAHVLADYKTNHSGVADIDADMWQIIYANFGLDGASLSADTDDDLTDYQKTRLENAFDRTMTGSAITGSEEDYALYGGYEALTVTLTHILNNRAGIAFTSYSHTGVPVMVLAKGKNESIFDGFYDNTDIAKKIAQVMGVNLNN; translated from the coding sequence ATGCTTCATTTAAACAAAAAAGTTTTAAAAGCCGGCATCATCGCCACCGCATGCCTTTTTTCATGTACGCTTTGTTTCAACACAGCTACGGCCAAATCAAGAGCTAAAAAAAACATGTCCAGTCCGAAATACATCTTTTACTTCATCGGTGACGGCATGGCCAGTGTTCAGATCCATGCTGCCGAAGCATATCTTGCGCAACTTGCAGAAGATGATACCGTTGACGGCAGCACCAAAGCGGATCTTCTGGCCATGAGCACTGAGTTCCCGGTGCAGGGCATGTCCACCACCTTTGCCAACAACCGGTTCATCACCGGTTCTGCAGCAGCCGGTACCGCCCTTGCCTGTGGGATGAAGACCGACATCAACGTGATTTCCATGGATCCCACCACCACCACGAACTATAACACCCTTGCTGAAAAAGCCAAAGAAGCCGGCATGAAAGTGGGCATTATCTCCTCCGTGACCATCAACCATGCAACCCCGGCCGTTTTTTACTCCCATACCGCAACCCGGAAAAACAACCTTGACATCGCCACCCAGCTCGCCAACAGCGATTTTGACTTCTTCGGCGGCGGTTTCTGGAACACCTCTGCTGAAGCGTCTGTAGAAGAAACTGCAACAGCGAATGGCTTCACCATCACCACCGATCTGGCTTCACTTCAGGCCGTGGACAACGGTACCCGGGTCATCGCTTTCAACGCTGCCCAGGATGCCGGCGGCCACACAGGCGCTTTGTATTATGACATGGACCGTGCCACTGTAAACGGCATGTCCCTGGCTGATTTCACCGAACAAGGCATCCGCCTGCTGGACAATAACCATGCCGGTTTTTTCATGATGGTTGAAGGGGGTAAAATTGACTGGGCCTGCCATGCCAATGATGCCAGGGCTGCCATTGAAGACACCATAGCCTTTGACGATTCCATCAAAAAAGCCCTTGATTTCTATGCATCACATCCCAATGACACCCTCATTGTTATCACCGGGGACCATGAGTGCGGTGGCATGACCCTTGGTTTTTCAACCACCGGTTACGATACAGCCTTTGAGACCCTTGCAAAACAGACCATGTCGTTTGAGTATTTTGATGCCCATGTTCTGGCAGACTATAAAACAAATCATTCAGGCGTCGCCGACATTGATGCCGATATGTGGCAGATCATTTATGCCAATTTCGGCCTGGACGGTGCCAGCCTTTCAGCCGATACGGATGACGACTTGACCGATTACCAGAAAACCCGGCTTGAGAATGCGTTTGACCGTACCATGACAGGTTCGGCCATTACCGGATCGGAAGAGGATTACGCGCTGTATGGCGGCTATGAAGCCCTGACCGTAACCCTGACCCACATCCTGAACAACAGAGCCGGTATTGCCTTTACCTCCTACTCCCATACCGGTGTACCTGTAATGGTTCTGGCAAAAGGTAAAAATGAATCCATCTTCGACGGGTTCTATGACAATACCGACATTGCAAAGAAAATAGCCCAGGTTATGGGTGTAAATCTTAACAATTAA
- a CDS encoding VPLPA-CTERM sorting domain-containing protein, producing the protein MKQIKLTFAAILAVCWVACASTIAFASSSGWAEASLDFSSIQLNLNSNITTSISYYASAQYADQTHTSSSTSEALIEVNDDNWAWAEADVADDYKDIYAGVSVDNPATATTSDAIAEYGISFTATEAGNFTISINYNFEISASSTAYAEALVYLLINDEECYLDSIYFDAYNGMSDGLDDLGTLTYTYNYSEGEEVNIVLGAETYASAVPVPGAGLLLSTGLIILAAVRRKN; encoded by the coding sequence ATGAAACAGATTAAATTAACTTTTGCAGCGATTTTAGCTGTTTGCTGGGTTGCATGTGCATCGACTATTGCGTTTGCAAGTTCTTCGGGCTGGGCTGAAGCATCTTTGGATTTCTCGTCCATTCAACTCAATTTAAATTCAAATATTACGACGTCCATCAGCTATTACGCGTCTGCACAATACGCAGATCAAACCCACACATCATCATCAACAAGTGAAGCGCTTATTGAGGTTAATGACGATAACTGGGCCTGGGCCGAGGCAGATGTAGCGGACGATTACAAAGATATTTATGCCGGTGTCTCTGTGGACAATCCTGCAACAGCTACAACTTCGGACGCCATAGCCGAATACGGCATTTCCTTTACCGCTACAGAAGCCGGGAACTTTACCATTTCTATTAACTATAATTTTGAAATTTCTGCTTCAAGTACGGCATATGCCGAAGCGCTTGTTTATCTGCTCATCAATGATGAAGAGTGCTATTTAGACAGCATTTATTTCGATGCGTATAACGGCATGAGCGACGGCTTAGATGACCTGGGAACACTGACATATACTTACAACTATAGTGAAGGCGAAGAGGTTAATATTGTGCTGGGGGCAGAGACCTATGCATCCGCCGTACCCGTACCGGGTGCCGGACTTTTGCTGAGCACGGGCCTTATCATTCTTGCTGCAGTCAGAAGAAAAAACTAA
- a CDS encoding MFS transporter, whose product MPGLRPKANTFNMDFFFGLREPVSQATARMLHRGSRAIPSNYKKVFITLFFIIFITVTGVGIVVPLLPIYAHDLGAAGIYVAMIFGAFSISRAFFMPWFGSLSDKKGRKPFILAGLLTYMLVAIAFVWTSNVEGLIAIRFIQGAGSAMIMPVVQAYVGEICHEGTEGYAMGLFNLSMFLSLSFGPIMGGVVQQTWSLDAAFYCMSVLSALGALLCLIFLPPLSKEQIRINKREPAAFGVVIRDRELAGLVVFRYAYTACIGIIWCFMPLYAGKTFGLAGGKIGLLVTAGVFVSGALQLPMGYAADRWNRKIMVVVGGILSAIGIVYPFWATSFIDLLTGVSIFGLGGGIAMPALTALAVVKGEERQAQGSVMAILTSAHSLGMFTGSVMAGLAMDFFTLSYAFPCGSIVMALGVLFFPLLYRRKYNHGRHRRTRN is encoded by the coding sequence ATGCCTGGATTAAGGCCAAAGGCAAATACGTTTAATATGGACTTCTTTTTCGGCTTACGCGAACCCGTTTCCCAGGCAACAGCCCGAATGCTGCACCGGGGGTCCCGGGCCATCCCGTCAAACTACAAAAAGGTGTTCATCACCCTCTTTTTTATTATTTTCATTACGGTCACAGGCGTCGGTATTGTGGTGCCCCTGCTACCCATCTACGCCCATGATCTTGGGGCGGCAGGCATTTACGTGGCCATGATTTTCGGGGCTTTTTCCATTTCACGGGCGTTTTTCATGCCCTGGTTCGGCAGTCTTTCAGATAAAAAGGGCCGCAAACCTTTTATTCTGGCAGGACTATTAACCTACATGCTGGTGGCCATTGCCTTCGTCTGGACCTCTAACGTGGAAGGTCTCATTGCCATTCGATTTATCCAGGGGGCCGGCTCAGCCATGATCATGCCCGTGGTCCAGGCCTATGTGGGGGAAATCTGTCACGAAGGCACAGAAGGGTATGCCATGGGGCTGTTCAACCTCTCCATGTTTTTAAGCCTCTCTTTTGGACCCATCATGGGCGGGGTGGTACAACAGACCTGGTCGTTGGATGCGGCATTTTATTGCATGTCGGTCCTTTCTGCTTTGGGGGCACTGCTTTGCCTGATCTTTCTGCCGCCTTTGTCCAAAGAGCAGATTCGAATTAACAAACGCGAACCTGCCGCCTTTGGCGTGGTGATCCGGGACCGGGAACTGGCCGGACTGGTGGTTTTCAGGTATGCCTACACCGCCTGCATCGGCATTATCTGGTGTTTCATGCCCCTGTATGCGGGCAAAACATTTGGCCTGGCCGGCGGAAAAATTGGACTGCTCGTGACCGCTGGCGTTTTTGTCTCGGGTGCCCTGCAATTGCCCATGGGGTATGCCGCGGACCGGTGGAACAGAAAAATCATGGTGGTTGTGGGCGGCATATTGTCCGCCATAGGGATTGTATACCCGTTCTGGGCCACTTCATTTATAGATTTGCTCACGGGCGTCAGCATTTTCGGGCTGGGCGGGGGAATTGCCATGCCGGCTCTGACAGCCCTGGCCGTAGTTAAGGGCGAAGAAAGACAGGCCCAAGGTTCCGTGATGGCCATTTTAACGTCGGCCCACTCCCTTGGCATGTTCACAGGATCTGTCATGGCCGGACTGGCCATGGATTTTTTCACCCTCTCCTATGCCTTTCCCTGCGGAAGCATTGTCATGGCATTGGGCGTTCTTTTTTTTCCTCTTCTGTACCGCCGAAAATATAACCACGGAAGGCACCGAAGAACACGGAACTGA
- a CDS encoding YibE/F family protein: MKAYLKANPDLLLVLLFAGLCWVLFVLPTGYDNLVSKDSHYDQARVLSVDNADIMVHAIVKAGTQDLEVEMLTGPFKGEKTRAINALKGKMELDEIYVKGQVIQVQYTVFNGKIKTAYSNGHYRISQEVWLLGLFALLLMTVGGWTGLKALLSFALAGLMLWKILVPLFLKGYDPIPIALAVVGFLTLAISFLVGGLTRRGTVTFLGAFMGLVFTCILALYFNESFRIHGAVRPFAETLLYSGFYDLKITRIFLAGIFIASSGAVMDLAMDIAASMDEVKKNNPDISLKDHIRSGMSVGRAVIGTMTTTLLLAYSGGYMTMMMLFMAQGVPLINFFNINFVAAEVLNTLVGSFGLVTVAPFTAAVGGFVYHFKPDWMLKINFEKEIKQ; the protein is encoded by the coding sequence GTGAAAGCCTATTTAAAAGCGAACCCGGATCTGCTGCTGGTATTGTTATTTGCCGGACTGTGCTGGGTTTTGTTTGTTTTGCCGACTGGATATGACAATCTGGTGTCCAAAGACTCCCATTATGACCAGGCACGGGTTCTTTCCGTGGACAATGCCGATATCATGGTCCATGCCATTGTAAAAGCGGGGACCCAGGACCTTGAGGTTGAAATGCTGACCGGCCCCTTTAAAGGCGAAAAGACGCGCGCCATCAATGCCTTGAAGGGAAAAATGGAGCTGGACGAAATTTATGTAAAAGGCCAGGTTATCCAGGTTCAGTACACAGTTTTCAACGGTAAAATCAAAACAGCTTACAGCAACGGTCATTACCGTATCAGCCAAGAGGTATGGCTTCTGGGGTTATTTGCGTTGCTGTTGATGACTGTCGGCGGATGGACCGGGCTCAAGGCGTTGCTCTCCTTTGCTTTGGCGGGACTTATGCTCTGGAAAATACTGGTTCCCTTGTTCCTCAAAGGGTATGACCCCATTCCCATTGCCTTGGCTGTGGTGGGCTTTTTAACCCTTGCCATCAGTTTTCTGGTGGGTGGGCTTACCCGGCGGGGAACCGTGACATTTTTAGGGGCGTTTATGGGCCTGGTATTCACCTGTATCCTGGCGCTTTATTTCAACGAAAGTTTCAGGATTCACGGTGCGGTCCGGCCCTTTGCTGAAACCCTTCTTTATTCCGGTTTTTATGATTTAAAAATCACCCGGATTTTTCTTGCCGGTATCTTTATCGCATCATCCGGCGCAGTGATGGACCTTGCCATGGACATTGCGGCGTCCATGGATGAGGTGAAAAAGAACAACCCGGACATTTCATTAAAAGACCATATCCGGTCGGGAATGTCCGTGGGCAGGGCGGTGATCGGCACCATGACCACAACCCTGCTTCTGGCCTACTCCGGGGGATACATGACCATGATGATGCTTTTCATGGCCCAGGGGGTTCCCCTGATCAATTTTTTTAACATTAACTTTGTCGCAGCCGAAGTGCTTAACACTCTTGTGGGAAGCTTTGGCCTTGTTACTGTGGCCCCATTTACGGCGGCTGTGGGCGGATTTGTCTACCACTTTAAGCCGGACTGGATGCTTAAAATAAATTTTGAGAAGGAAATAAAACAATGA